The Virgibacillus dokdonensis genome includes a window with the following:
- a CDS encoding cell division protein FtsQ/DivIB — protein sequence MAQKKVVSIEDRIPKLKQARKKKANRRLLFYLSIFFILISIIVYLQSPLSYIRTIQVEGNSFLQDNEIVKQADLTDNKNIWTIDTDAIESMLNDSPIIASAKVSRKLPWTVSITVEEYELVGYTQKETTYYPVLGNGTTLQSMAKKTYNGDAPLLKGFNKETYLHRLTNEMEKLPETIRNLISEVHWTPEKDNNDKMRLYMNDGFIVDARIPNFADSMEIYPSIVSQLDEESEGIIHIGVGAYFESFHNGKKGQKAEKED from the coding sequence ATGGCTCAGAAGAAAGTCGTTTCGATTGAAGATCGAATTCCAAAATTAAAACAAGCAAGGAAAAAAAAGGCAAACCGCAGGCTGTTATTTTACCTGTCTATTTTTTTCATTTTGATTTCAATTATTGTTTATTTACAATCGCCGTTAAGTTATATACGTACGATCCAAGTAGAAGGTAATTCTTTTTTACAGGATAATGAAATTGTAAAACAAGCGGATTTAACCGATAATAAAAACATATGGACAATTGATACTGATGCGATAGAGTCGATGTTAAATGATAGTCCAATTATTGCTTCTGCTAAGGTAAGTCGAAAATTACCTTGGACCGTTTCCATCACGGTTGAAGAATACGAACTTGTTGGTTACACACAAAAAGAAACGACTTACTATCCAGTATTAGGTAATGGAACAACACTTCAAAGTATGGCAAAAAAAACGTATAATGGAGATGCTCCGCTATTAAAGGGGTTTAATAAGGAAACGTATTTACATAGGTTAACGAATGAAATGGAAAAACTACCTGAAACGATTCGAAATCTAATTTCGGAAGTGCATTGGACACCAGAAAAAGATAATAACGATAAGATGCGGTTATATATGAATGATGGTTTTATCGTTGATGCTCGCATTCCAAACTTTGCTGATAGTATGGAAATATACCCCTCCATCGTGTCACAACTAGATGAAGAAAGCGAAGGAATTATTCATATTGGGGTTG
- a CDS encoding ISL3 family transposase, protein MTINMLNLANYIILDMEESRDDYRFLVQPTISPPSHCHKCGTVSNLYKHGKKQQLFFDLPMHAKRVGLFIKRQRYKCRECNETFFENLPDMDVNRSVTNRLLDWIQVASLEKTFTSVAYDIGIDEKTVRNIFNDYVTELEAQTDFRTPKWLGIDEVHLLKNYRCVITDVENKSVINILRKRNKDTVISYLSKLQEIDKIELVAMDMWNPYKSAVNAVIPHAKIVIDKFHVVKLANEALEKIRKANRQNVSAKERRQLMRDRYVLLTRNKDLIDFDDQIKLQVWTQNFPVLGQAYELKEHFFDIYEAESINDAYKLYQSWLSNVPKELMTYFEDLIKAMNNWEEEIFNYFNSPITNAYTESLNRLIKTMNHVGRGYSFEALRAKILFTQGYRKVKKKKKFKEVEVTFGKMLPDQFPNWSHTGYEWVYEEVYGADFSTLIKAMEEGTF, encoded by the coding sequence ATGACAATCAATATGCTTAATCTAGCAAATTATATAATTCTCGATATGGAAGAGAGTAGGGACGATTATAGGTTCTTGGTGCAGCCAACTATTTCACCTCCCTCCCATTGTCATAAATGTGGTACGGTGTCTAATCTTTATAAACACGGTAAGAAGCAACAGTTGTTTTTTGATTTACCTATGCATGCAAAACGTGTCGGCTTATTCATCAAACGCCAACGTTACAAGTGTCGTGAATGTAATGAAACATTCTTTGAAAACTTGCCTGATATGGATGTAAATCGTTCTGTAACCAATAGACTTCTAGATTGGATTCAGGTAGCAAGTCTAGAAAAGACCTTTACCAGTGTTGCATATGATATAGGGATTGATGAAAAGACTGTAAGAAACATCTTTAATGATTATGTTACAGAACTTGAAGCTCAAACTGATTTTAGAACTCCTAAATGGCTTGGTATTGATGAAGTCCATTTGCTTAAAAACTATCGTTGTGTCATAACAGATGTTGAAAACAAGTCAGTCATTAACATTTTACGAAAACGAAATAAAGATACTGTTATCAGTTACCTTTCAAAGCTCCAAGAAATTGATAAAATTGAACTGGTAGCTATGGATATGTGGAATCCTTATAAGAGTGCTGTTAACGCAGTGATACCACATGCCAAAATTGTAATTGATAAATTTCATGTTGTTAAATTAGCCAATGAAGCCTTAGAGAAAATCCGAAAAGCTAACCGACAAAATGTATCAGCGAAAGAACGCAGACAACTTATGAGAGATCGTTATGTCCTTCTTACAAGGAATAAAGACTTAATAGATTTTGATGACCAGATAAAGCTACAAGTATGGACTCAAAACTTTCCAGTGCTTGGACAGGCTTATGAACTCAAAGAGCATTTTTTTGACATCTATGAAGCCGAATCAATCAACGACGCCTATAAACTCTATCAAAGTTGGCTTTCAAATGTACCAAAAGAATTAATGACTTATTTTGAAGATCTGATTAAGGCTATGAATAATTGGGAAGAGGAAATATTCAATTACTTCAATTCTCCGATTACAAACGCTTATACAGAATCCTTGAATCGTTTAATCAAGACAATGAATCATGTTGGTCGTGGTTACTCTTTTGAGGCCCTTAGAGCGAAGATTTTGTTTACTCAAGGCTATCGTAAAGTTAAAAAGAAAAAGAAATTCAAAGAAGTTGAAGTCACTTTCGGAAAAATGTTACCTGATCAATTCCCAAATTGGTCACACACTGGTTACGAATGGGTATATGAAGAAGTTTATGGTGCTGATTTTTCCACACTGATTAAAGCTATGGAAGAGGGTACTTTTTAA
- a CDS encoding TetR/AcrR family transcriptional regulator has product MLDKTDQIFKGAISVFIKKGLQATTQEVAKEAGVAEVTLYRRYSTKENLFITVIKHVLENKFGSHVLEIAKEKDTELFLTNIIENRLEVLSKNYDLIRMLLSESLRGNLTDKINLPEIIFSSIKKGLECHFKRKDHQVDIDFCARQLGGVFLSYLILPNDQQFNKLTMQERRDIARKHAKSILSTM; this is encoded by the coding sequence TTGCTGGATAAAACGGATCAAATCTTTAAAGGAGCTATTTCTGTTTTTATAAAAAAAGGATTACAAGCGACAACGCAGGAAGTTGCTAAAGAAGCAGGCGTAGCAGAGGTAACATTGTATCGGAGATATTCCACGAAAGAGAACCTATTTATTACAGTTATCAAACATGTATTAGAAAATAAGTTTGGTTCCCATGTTTTAGAAATTGCAAAAGAAAAAGATACTGAATTATTTTTAACGAACATTATTGAAAACAGACTAGAAGTATTATCAAAAAATTATGATTTGATAAGGATGCTTTTATCAGAGAGTTTAAGGGGAAATTTAACAGATAAAATTAACTTACCAGAAATTATCTTTTCAAGTATAAAAAAAGGACTAGAATGTCATTTCAAACGTAAAGATCATCAAGTTGATATCGACTTTTGTGCAAGACAGTTGGGAGGTGTATTTTTAAGTTATCTTATATTGCCTAATGATCAACAATTTAACAAGTTAACTATGCAAGAGCGAAGAGATATAGCGAGAAAACATGCAAAATCAATACTTTCTACTATGTAG
- a CDS encoding efflux RND transporter permease subunit codes for MNNDKEKAKDSLNKTIKMMVPAVLTAMIATALGFISLYASPVPMIQDFGKMLTIGLVVSFILGIFLLIPILFTRDYFFSEDKGKQPKQRQKRSPSKTDKVLDCITGKTITFRWIIIIIVAVTAAFGIWVDLDADAETDMETFMPQDTQELNDIHKLRDVLGTTDQISIVYESYDIFSDQVNTWVDDLTESLETEFPDVVVKTNSLTSVVKQMNNEELPDGEEFKEEVANIPESQLKLFFNESETKGVITVGIEHLEANDLELFIDDLGVYLENNDLDMLETTITGKSVLDVEMIQGLTTGRYQMTLIGMGLVFLSLLVIYRHPVKAFIPLLPIIFIVGWSGLVMYFLDMSYTPLTATLGALIIGIGTEFTVLIMERYYEEREKGYQSREAIKMANKNIGKAVFVSAITTIGGFSALLASDFVILNNFGLMTLTNISLALFSTLIVMPPILIILDRFVKIKQTS; via the coding sequence ATGAATAACGATAAAGAGAAAGCGAAGGATAGTTTAAATAAAACCATAAAAATGATGGTGCCGGCAGTCTTAACTGCAATGATTGCGACAGCACTTGGATTTATTTCACTGTATGCATCACCTGTACCAATGATACAAGACTTTGGTAAAATGTTAACAATCGGCTTAGTGGTAAGTTTTATTCTAGGGATATTTCTTTTAATTCCAATACTATTTACCAGAGATTATTTTTTTAGTGAAGATAAAGGAAAACAACCGAAACAACGGCAAAAAAGATCACCTTCCAAAACGGATAAAGTGCTTGATTGCATCACGGGAAAAACAATCACCTTTCGTTGGATAATTATCATAATCGTAGCTGTCACTGCAGCTTTTGGTATCTGGGTGGATCTGGATGCTGATGCGGAAACAGATATGGAAACCTTCATGCCTCAGGATACACAGGAATTAAATGACATTCATAAATTACGGGATGTTCTCGGCACAACAGATCAAATATCCATTGTATATGAAAGCTACGATATTTTCTCGGATCAAGTGAATACATGGGTTGATGATTTGACAGAATCCCTTGAAACTGAATTTCCTGATGTTGTTGTAAAAACAAACTCGCTCACAAGCGTTGTGAAGCAAATGAACAATGAAGAGTTGCCTGATGGCGAAGAATTTAAGGAGGAAGTTGCTAATATACCAGAAAGCCAGTTAAAACTTTTCTTTAATGAATCAGAAACAAAAGGTGTTATTACCGTAGGAATTGAACACTTAGAGGCAAATGATTTAGAATTATTCATTGATGACTTAGGTGTTTATTTGGAAAATAATGATTTGGATATGCTTGAAACAACAATCACAGGAAAATCCGTTTTAGATGTGGAGATGATTCAAGGCTTGACAACTGGCAGATATCAGATGACCTTGATTGGAATGGGACTTGTATTCTTAAGTTTATTAGTTATTTACAGGCATCCTGTTAAGGCGTTTATTCCTTTGTTGCCTATTATATTCATTGTAGGATGGTCTGGTTTAGTAATGTACTTTTTGGATATGAGTTACACACCACTAACGGCGACATTGGGAGCATTAATTATTGGTATCGGCACGGAGTTTACCGTATTAATCATGGAACGATATTATGAAGAAAGAGAGAAAGGTTACCAGAGCAGGGAAGCCATCAAAATGGCCAACAAAAACATTGGTAAAGCCGTTTTTGTATCGGCCATTACGACAATTGGCGGATTTAGTGCCTTGCTTGCATCCGATTTTGTAATTTTGAACAATTTTGGACTGATGACACTCACTAACATTTCACTTGCGTTATTCTCTACATTGATTGTAATGCCGCCAATCTTGATTATACTAGACAGATTTGTAAAAATAAAACAAACATCTTAA
- a CDS encoding MMPL family transporter produces MNMLKRLAKVLSNFPMKSIFIMMIIVVLLAVGVKDVFMATGNDTLVEPSSDVYQDNLMLEEEFGGESIIVLYESENLLTPDHLKHMKGIEDVLQNNDSIYSILSPVTLVEEIANNQSDTFQDGISETIDGLNEMGSQLTDISDELKGNAESDQEMALLELEEPKLPEIEEPSLPEVGETESQLPEVGEIRLPDIEGQIAELNEGFSNMIGAQGNLEEGTTNLVDGYAEFGRQTNELGKNLSELAERMEDTPQKEQIQEASQGLIQLSQQMTQISEDSAQLPGIPEQTIEGLNNIQQKLDEQLIQQNGQLEQIQEQVEKQKEMQAQRQEGQQEKQEQMKQEMKEQQETQQEEMQAKMDEQRAEKEKEMQGLKEEIEGKQKEQAEMLSQLADGLAEMGENLQTISENMKTIYDYSDIMTPGLPENQDTLDNMIYDDDDELRPMFEEVIIDDQSMTMMIKLNGDTEDAEKTEVIDTINNYLDKEEIESAETMVSGKPVLDHATRSSMQESIQTMMGLALIIMVIVLSIVFKVRWRLLPLVTVLIAVIGTVGLMGWLQIPITMVSMAVFPILIGLGIDYAIQFQNRYAEEIAKEDSNE; encoded by the coding sequence ATGAATATGTTAAAAAGACTTGCGAAAGTATTAAGTAATTTTCCGATGAAGTCCATTTTTATCATGATGATCATTGTGGTTCTATTAGCAGTTGGCGTAAAAGATGTATTTATGGCTACTGGGAACGATACGCTGGTAGAACCTAGCTCAGATGTATATCAAGATAACTTAATGTTGGAGGAGGAATTTGGTGGGGAATCGATTATTGTTTTGTATGAATCAGAAAATTTACTGACCCCTGATCATTTAAAGCATATGAAAGGGATAGAAGATGTGCTGCAAAATAATGATTCGATATACAGTATATTAAGCCCAGTTACACTTGTGGAAGAAATTGCAAATAACCAATCGGATACGTTTCAAGATGGTATTTCTGAAACAATTGATGGGTTAAATGAAATGGGGAGTCAACTAACTGACATTAGTGATGAGCTGAAGGGAAATGCTGAGAGTGATCAAGAAATGGCACTTCTTGAGCTGGAGGAACCAAAGCTCCCTGAGATAGAAGAGCCGTCGTTACCTGAAGTTGGAGAAACGGAGAGTCAGCTTCCTGAGGTTGGTGAGATTAGACTTCCGGATATAGAAGGACAAATTGCTGAGTTAAATGAAGGATTCTCCAACATGATTGGGGCTCAGGGGAATTTGGAAGAAGGAACAACAAATCTGGTAGATGGATATGCCGAATTTGGTCGTCAAACGAATGAATTAGGGAAGAATTTAAGTGAACTGGCAGAACGAATGGAAGATACCCCTCAGAAGGAACAGATACAGGAAGCCAGTCAGGGATTAATTCAACTGTCACAACAAATGACACAGATATCTGAAGATTCGGCACAACTTCCTGGTATCCCCGAACAAACAATAGAAGGCCTAAATAATATACAACAGAAACTGGACGAACAGTTAATTCAGCAAAACGGGCAGCTTGAACAAATACAAGAGCAGGTAGAGAAACAGAAAGAGATGCAAGCACAAAGACAAGAGGGGCAACAAGAGAAACAAGAACAGATGAAGCAGGAAATGAAAGAACAGCAGGAAACTCAACAGGAAGAAATGCAAGCAAAAATGGATGAACAACGAGCTGAAAAAGAAAAGGAAATGCAAGGGCTCAAGGAAGAAATAGAAGGAAAACAGAAAGAACAGGCAGAGATGCTAAGCCAACTTGCTGACGGTCTAGCCGAAATGGGTGAGAATTTACAAACCATAAGTGAAAACATGAAAACCATCTATGATTACTCAGACATTATGACCCCTGGATTACCTGAGAATCAAGACACACTGGATAACATGATTTATGATGATGACGATGAACTTCGCCCAATGTTTGAAGAAGTAATTATAGATGATCAAAGCATGACCATGATGATAAAACTTAATGGAGATACAGAGGATGCAGAAAAAACGGAAGTAATTGATACGATAAACAACTATTTAGATAAGGAAGAAATTGAATCAGCAGAAACAATGGTATCAGGGAAACCTGTACTTGATCATGCTACTCGCTCTTCCATGCAGGAAAGTATTCAAACCATGATGGGGCTGGCACTTATAATCATGGTGATTGTGTTATCTATTGTCTTTAAAGTCCGTTGGCGTTTATTGCCATTAGTAACTGTTCTCATTGCAGTTATCGGAACGGTAGGTTTAATGGGCTGGTTACAAATACCAATTACCATGGTATCAATGGCTGTTTTTCCAATTTTAATTGGTCTTGGTATCGATTATGCCATTCAGTTCCAAAACCGTTATGCAGAGGAAATAGCGAAGGAGGATTCGAATGAATAA
- the spoVE gene encoding stage V sporulation protein E, protein MGVIIGLLVIGVVMVYSSSYVWSAYKFSDSFYYVKRQLLFAGTGVIAMLLIMNVPYTTWKKYAKLILLVCFCLLFLVLIPGIGMIRGGAQSWIGIGAFSIQPSEFMKLGLIIFLASHLAKYQKYITSFKKGFLPSILLIFTAFGLIMLQPDLGTGMVLVLTCMVMVFTAGARLSHFFGLGALGLVGFIGLIASAPYRISRITAFLNPWEDPLGDGFQIIQSLYAIGPGGLLGLGFGNSLQKYFYLPEPQTDFIFAILGEELGFIGGTVVIILFLLLFWRGIKISLEAPDSFARLLALGIVSMLAIQAMINISVVIGLIPVTGITLPFLSYGGSSLTLILCSVGILLNISKYTKI, encoded by the coding sequence ATGGGAGTTATTATTGGATTGCTCGTAATTGGTGTTGTAATGGTTTATAGTTCATCTTATGTTTGGTCAGCGTATAAGTTTTCTGATTCCTTCTATTATGTAAAACGACAACTGTTATTTGCGGGTACTGGAGTAATAGCTATGTTGCTTATTATGAATGTTCCTTATACAACATGGAAAAAGTATGCAAAGCTGATTTTACTAGTTTGTTTTTGTTTATTATTTCTTGTTTTAATACCTGGCATTGGCATGATAAGAGGAGGAGCGCAAAGTTGGATTGGAATTGGGGCATTTAGTATTCAACCGTCAGAATTTATGAAATTAGGTTTGATTATTTTCCTAGCTTCCCACTTAGCCAAATATCAAAAATATATTACATCGTTCAAAAAAGGGTTTTTACCTTCCATTCTATTGATATTTACTGCTTTTGGTTTAATTATGTTGCAGCCAGATTTAGGAACAGGTATGGTATTAGTATTAACTTGTATGGTGATGGTCTTTACTGCAGGCGCTAGATTATCTCATTTTTTTGGTTTAGGAGCTCTAGGGTTAGTGGGTTTTATTGGTTTGATTGCTTCTGCACCATATAGAATTAGTCGGATTACAGCTTTTTTGAACCCATGGGAGGATCCGCTAGGAGATGGTTTCCAAATTATTCAATCATTATATGCGATCGGTCCAGGTGGTTTATTAGGATTAGGATTCGGGAATAGTTTACAAAAATATTTTTATTTACCAGAACCTCAAACGGATTTTATCTTTGCTATCTTGGGTGAGGAATTAGGATTTATTGGCGGTACGGTTGTGATTATATTATTTCTTTTGTTGTTTTGGAGAGGAATCAAAATATCCTTAGAAGCACCAGATAGTTTCGCCCGTCTATTAGCTCTAGGCATCGTGTCCATGCTAGCGATACAAGCAATGATTAATATTAGTGTCGTCATTGGGCTAATTCCTGTAACTGGAATTACTTTACCATTTTTGAGTTATGGAGGATCTTCCTTAACATTAATTCTTTGCTCTGTAGGTATTTTGTTAAATATTAGTAAGTATACAAAAATATAA
- the murD gene encoding UDP-N-acetylmuramoyl-L-alanine--D-glutamate ligase, giving the protein MRKLKDFPYEHVLVLGLAKSGTAAATTLLEQGKKVRINDQNATESDANVNQLNKMRVEMGVEIGGELILGSHPIRVLDGIEVIVKNPGISYDNPIVVAAQQRGIPVITEIEIAGQLASGPIIGITGSNGKTTTTTLTTEMLKQSEKPVKVAGNIGIVATEVAKNLHPKENLVLELSSFQLMGVEKFKPKIAVLLNIFKAHLDYHKTWENYKQAKYNIFKNQTKDDFLVYNAEDKNLLKAIKLAKAQKIPFSVKRKQSDGAWLDNEAIYFKEEKIMERKDIVLLGSHNYENILASVAAAKLSGATNEGIQKVLSMFTGVKHRLQFVENHRERLFYNDSKATNCLATQKALSAFNQPIILLAGGLDRGNGFDELLPYMQHVKAMVLFGETASKLENLGMKAQVSDIRVTKNVQTAVQEAYEISEPNDVILLSPACASWDQYRTFEERGDMFIQAVHTLV; this is encoded by the coding sequence TTGAGAAAATTAAAAGATTTCCCTTATGAGCATGTTTTAGTTTTGGGGCTAGCGAAAAGCGGTACGGCAGCCGCAACCACATTACTCGAACAGGGGAAAAAAGTGCGAATAAATGATCAAAATGCAACAGAATCTGATGCAAATGTAAACCAATTAAATAAGATGAGGGTAGAGATGGGGGTAGAGATAGGGGGAGAGTTAATTCTCGGCTCTCACCCTATTCGTGTTTTAGATGGGATAGAAGTCATCGTTAAAAACCCTGGTATTTCCTATGATAACCCTATTGTTGTAGCAGCCCAACAAAGGGGAATACCTGTAATAACTGAAATTGAAATAGCGGGTCAATTGGCAAGCGGACCAATTATTGGAATAACAGGTTCTAATGGTAAAACAACGACGACGACTTTAACTACTGAAATGCTAAAGCAAAGTGAAAAACCTGTTAAAGTTGCAGGGAATATTGGCATTGTTGCAACTGAAGTGGCAAAAAATTTGCATCCAAAAGAGAATCTTGTACTAGAGCTATCATCTTTTCAATTAATGGGCGTCGAGAAATTTAAACCGAAAATTGCTGTACTACTTAATATATTTAAAGCCCATCTAGATTATCACAAAACATGGGAAAACTATAAACAAGCAAAATATAATATTTTTAAAAACCAAACGAAAGATGATTTTCTTGTTTATAACGCAGAAGATAAAAATTTGTTAAAGGCTATTAAACTTGCAAAAGCGCAAAAAATACCATTTTCTGTTAAAAGGAAACAGAGCGATGGGGCTTGGCTTGACAACGAAGCGATCTACTTTAAAGAAGAAAAAATTATGGAACGTAAGGATATTGTCTTATTAGGATCGCATAATTACGAGAATATTTTAGCTAGTGTAGCAGCTGCTAAGTTAAGTGGAGCAACAAATGAAGGAATTCAAAAAGTGTTAAGTATGTTTACAGGTGTGAAGCACAGATTACAATTTGTAGAAAATCACCGTGAGCGATTGTTTTATAATGATTCAAAAGCTACCAATTGTCTAGCTACGCAAAAAGCTTTATCAGCCTTTAATCAACCTATTATTCTACTTGCAGGAGGATTAGACCGTGGTAACGGTTTTGACGAACTCCTACCATATATGCAGCACGTGAAAGCAATGGTATTATTTGGTGAAACTGCTTCAAAACTAGAAAATTTGGGAATGAAAGCGCAAGTTTCTGATATTCGTGTAACTAAAAATGTGCAAACAGCAGTACAGGAAGCTTATGAAATATCTGAACCTAATGATGTCATCTTGTTATCACCTGCTTGTGCAAGCTGGGATCAATATCGCACGTTTGAAGAAAGAGGAGACATGTTTATACAAGCCGTGCATACATTAGTATAG
- the mraY gene encoding phospho-N-acetylmuramoyl-pentapeptide-transferase: MNITMLMVTILIAFLITVLLSPIFIPFLRRLKFGQSIREEGPKSHLKKTGTPTMGGIMIVFSIVITSLIMSWKVNPVGVNYEMWILLFVLVGYGLLGFLDDFIKIMKKRNLGLTSKQKLLGQLITALVVYFVLKAQGFPTYISVPGTTFQLELGWAYALLIIVMLVGASNAVNLTDGLDGLLAGTAAIAFGAFAVLALYGYPQSEVAIFALAIVGALLGFLVFNAHPAKVFMGDTGSLALGGAIAIIAILTKLEIILVVIGGVFVIETLSVIIQVISFKTTGKRVFKMSPLHHHYELLGWSEWRVVTTFWLVGLVFAALGIYIEVGIS, encoded by the coding sequence ATGAATATCACTATGTTAATGGTAACTATTTTAATAGCGTTTTTAATTACCGTCCTTTTATCTCCTATTTTTATTCCATTTTTGCGTAGATTGAAGTTTGGGCAAAGTATTAGAGAAGAAGGACCTAAATCCCATCTAAAAAAAACCGGGACGCCGACAATGGGAGGGATTATGATTGTATTCAGTATTGTTATCACCTCTCTCATTATGAGTTGGAAAGTAAATCCAGTTGGGGTTAACTATGAAATGTGGATTTTGTTGTTCGTATTAGTAGGATACGGGTTACTTGGATTTTTGGATGATTTTATAAAAATAATGAAAAAAAGAAATCTCGGATTAACTTCCAAGCAAAAATTACTTGGGCAACTTATTACTGCGCTGGTTGTTTATTTTGTCTTAAAAGCACAAGGTTTTCCTACTTATATATCTGTACCCGGAACGACCTTCCAATTAGAGCTTGGCTGGGCATATGCTCTTTTAATTATAGTTATGCTTGTTGGAGCATCTAATGCAGTAAATTTAACAGATGGATTAGACGGTTTGCTAGCTGGTACTGCTGCCATTGCTTTTGGTGCATTTGCCGTGTTAGCATTGTATGGATATCCACAAAGTGAGGTAGCAATATTTGCGCTGGCCATCGTTGGTGCTTTACTTGGCTTTTTAGTATTTAATGCGCACCCTGCGAAGGTCTTTATGGGCGATACCGGCTCTTTAGCCTTAGGTGGAGCAATTGCGATCATTGCTATTTTAACAAAACTTGAAATTATTTTAGTTGTTATTGGCGGCGTGTTCGTTATTGAAACATTATCTGTTATCATACAAGTTATATCATTTAAAACAACTGGAAAAAGAGTATTTAAAATGAGCCCATTACATCATCATTATGAGCTTTTGGGATGGTCAGAATGGCGAGTAGTTACAACCTTTTGGCTAGTAGGGCTTGTTTTTGCCGCGTTAGGAATTTATATTGAGGTGGGTATAAGTTGA
- a CDS encoding UDP-N-acetylmuramoyl-tripeptide--D-alanyl-D-alanine ligase, with protein sequence MFTVNWLTHVFLDYKGSANQQTIHGVYTDSRTEMTNGLFVPIIGENFDGHDYVLQAVDNGAIAVLWSEQKELPEAVSSSLMVFYVEDTLAALQKLATAYREKINPVVIGITGSNGKTSTKDMVAAIMQTTYRTHYTQGNLNNHIGVPLTILSMKPDTEVLVVEMGMNHAGEIKVLTNIAKPDYAIITNIGESHIEFLGSRENIAKAKLEILLGLSDKGALIIDGDEPLLQHCHGQKKLITCGFAEHNIYQITKVYIQDNATSFIINKATSYTIPFLGKHHAKNATLAISVAICMNIDVEQIQLAFYHIKKTGMRFEKINGKNGVTLINDAYNASATSMKAAIEVIKQLEDYSEKILVLGDILELGAHTEAIHRSVAAVIENPITNVYTYGEASKYITEAVIEQGSNISAAHYTNKAELLHDIKPHLHEEAIILFKASRGLKFESILAELKR encoded by the coding sequence ATGTTTACGGTGAATTGGCTTACTCATGTGTTTTTGGATTATAAAGGAAGTGCGAATCAACAAACGATTCATGGCGTTTATACCGACAGTCGTACAGAAATGACCAATGGTTTATTCGTACCGATTATTGGTGAAAATTTTGATGGCCATGATTATGTATTGCAAGCAGTAGATAACGGAGCTATTGCCGTTTTATGGAGTGAGCAAAAAGAGCTTCCTGAAGCTGTATCTTCTTCATTAATGGTCTTCTATGTAGAAGATACGTTGGCTGCTTTACAAAAACTGGCTACTGCCTATCGCGAGAAAATCAATCCAGTTGTGATTGGTATTACGGGGTCAAATGGTAAAACATCTACGAAGGATATGGTTGCAGCTATTATGCAAACGACCTATCGGACTCATTATACGCAAGGGAACCTTAATAATCACATCGGTGTCCCACTGACCATCTTATCAATGAAGCCAGATACCGAAGTTTTAGTTGTTGAAATGGGAATGAACCATGCTGGTGAAATAAAAGTATTAACCAATATAGCTAAACCAGATTATGCAATAATTACTAATATTGGTGAATCTCATATTGAGTTTCTAGGCTCTAGAGAAAATATAGCGAAGGCTAAATTAGAAATTTTACTTGGATTAAGCGATAAAGGAGCGCTTATTATAGATGGTGATGAACCTTTATTGCAGCATTGTCATGGTCAAAAAAAGCTGATTACTTGTGGTTTTGCAGAACATAACATATATCAAATAACAAAGGTTTATATACAAGACAACGCAACATCGTTTATAATAAACAAAGCTACGTCATACACGATTCCGTTTTTAGGAAAACACCATGCTAAAAATGCTACGTTAGCAATTTCTGTTGCAATTTGTATGAACATCGATGTAGAACAGATTCAATTGGCTTTTTATCATATTAAAAAGACAGGAATGCGCTTTGAAAAGATAAACGGAAAAAATGGTGTGACGTTAATTAATGATGCTTATAATGCTTCGGCAACTTCTATGAAGGCTGCCATTGAAGTAATAAAACAGCTTGAAGATTATTCTGAAAAAATTCTTGTTTTAGGGGATATTTTAGAATTAGGAGCACATACAGAGGCGATTCATCGATCTGTAGCTGCTGTCATCGAAAATCCAATTACAAATGTCTACACATATGGTGAAGCTTCTAAATATATTACAGAGGCAGTAATAGAACAAGGAAGCAATATTTCTGCTGCACATTATACGAATAAGGCTGAATTGCTTCATGATATAAAACCCCATTTACATGAAGAGGCAATTATATTATTTAAAGCATCGAGAGGCCTAAAATTTGAATCGATTTTAGCTGAATTAAAACGATAG